A window of Candidatus Eremiobacteraceae bacterium genomic DNA:
ATCAACTACCATTTCGAGATCATCGATTCGAACGAGATCAACTCGTTCGCCCTGCCCGGCGGCTTCATCCACGTCGACATGGGGCTGCTCAACTTCGCCTCATCGGACGATCAGGTGGCCGGCGTCATGGGCCACGAGATGGGCCACGTCGAACGCGGTCACGTCACGTCGCTGCAGAACAAGGGCAATCTGCTCAGCATCCTCATCGGCGTGCTCTCGATCCTGAGCCCGATCGGCTATCTGCTCGGCGGCACTGCCGGCAATCTCGCCTACCTGAAGTTCTCACGGCTCGACGAGCTCCAGGCCGATCAGTACGGCCTACTCCTCATGTCCGAGGCCGGGTACGATCCGCGCTCGGACGTCGACACATTCGTCCAGCTCGCAAAGGTCGAAGGCGACACGGGCGACACCGACAAGTACTTCATCGATCACCCGGCTCCGCAGGACCGCGTCGCGCACTTGCTCGGCTATCCCGAGCTTTCGCAGGCGACGGCGTCGACGATAACCGCTGCAGCGATCCACGATACCGCAGAAGGGCGCTACACGTATGCGGCCGCCCGCTTCGATGAGGCGATCTCGAAGGATCCGAACGATACGCTCGCCCGCTCGGAGCAATCGTCGCTTCGCGTCGCGACATCCGAACTGCCGCCGAACGACGGCGGTGCGCCGCGCGGCATGTCCGCGGCGGCGTTCGAAACGGACGCCTCAGCGCCGGCTTCAGCTGCCTCGCAGCTCGTAGCGGCCGACAATGTCGCGAAGGACGATTTGTCGGCGGCCGAAGCGAGCGCGAAATCCGGCGGTCAGAAGGTCGAAACGTTCGTCAATCAGCTCGAACAGCTTTCAAACGCCGCCCCGAATCTCGGCGAGCCGAAGAAGAAGGGCAACAACCTCTCGATCGCCGTCGACGGCCTCAACAAGTTGACGCGCGACATCAACGGCACGATCGATCTCACGTCCGACGTCATGGGGACCGGACCCGGCCTCATCGACGACGTCCGCGGCTCGATGAAGGCGATGATGGATCCGTTCCGCGACGGTCCGCTGACGCCGAAGTACCAAGCGCTCCTGCCGTGGTACCCGTCGATGACAAACGGCTTGCGCCAATCGGCCGACGATATCGTCGACTCGATCAATCGGGCGGAGGCTGCGATACCGGGTGTTGAAGATCTCGACGCGCAAGGCGTTAGCCACCCGATCGCCGTCGCGAGCGACTTCTTCGCAGCGCTCAACCGGCTCGATACGACCGGCGGCGATATCTCGGCGAAGGACATGCCGGCCGTCCAGTTGGCGATGAACGCCGCGCTCGCCGAGTGGGATCACCGCGCAGTGCTCGCCGCGCAGGCATCGAACGAGATGTATGCCGCGCAGAGCCGCAGCCTGTCGACGCAGGTGACGCTCAACGATCTCGAGTCCTCACCCGATCGCTACGCCGCGTACCAACGCGCGCTCTCGTTCAGATTCCCCGGCGTGCAGATCCCCGACTATCAGGCCGCGCTCGCGTCGGGCGTGACGCCGGGCGAGCTCGGAGCCGCCGCGTGGTACGCGTTCGAGACGAAGCGACCGGTCTCGAAGATCCTCGCAGTCGAGCGGAACACCGGTGAAACCGTCGTCGATATGGCGCGACACGACGGGTTGTTCGCAGAATCGCTCGAGGTCGCCGAAGGTCTGCTGCTCGAGGACTACATCGAAAAGCCGTCGGACCTGAAGTCATCGTAGTGCGCTCGACGGCCGAGGTCAGGGAGCGGTCGAGATTTATCTCGACCGCCGCGGTCGTTCCCTCAGTCCCGGTATGGTTCGCATGAGAACGACGCTGATCGGTTGTCTCGTCTTCGCCGCATCGACGGTGCTGTTCGGCGTCATCTCGCTCATGTGGCACGACGCCGATACGTGGCAAACCCCGTTCAAGATATTGAGCATGCCATTCGGCACGGCGATCGGCGACTGCCTCATGGTGTTGCTCGTCGCGGGTGGGATCGGCGTTTTGTTCCCGCGCACCGATCGCGTGGCCTCGATCGTCTTGGTCGGCGTCTATTCGCTCTTCACGCTGGCCGCCGTTCCAGGGATCACCGCCGCTCCAGCCACGTACGGGTCGTACGTGGGTTTTTTCGAAGAGTTCGCGATGGTGTGCGGTGCGATCGCGTTGTACGCGGCGACCGAGGCGGACGCGGCGCAATCCGCGGCGCTCGGCCGCGTCGCTCGACTCGGGCTCGGGCTCTGCGCGGTCTCCTTCACGCTCGCGCAGATTTTCTATCTGCATTTCACGGCGACGTTGGTCCCGACGTGGATCCCGCCGAATCAGACGTTCTGGGCCGTGCTCACGACGATCGCGTTCGCGCTCGCGGCGGTGGCCATCCTCATCAATCGTCAGGCCCGCCTCGCGACGCGCCTGATGACGCTCATGCTCGCGCTGTTCGGTTTATTGATCTGGGTACCGGCGGTGGTCACGCACCCCGAAGCCCACGGGAATTGGTCCGAATTCGCGCTCAATTTCCAGATCACAGGCGCCGTCTGGATCGTGGCCTACCTGAAGTCGTTCTGATCCCGGTTCGTCAGTCGGCGGCGGCCGGTGACTCGAGGACCGTGGCCGGGACGACGGCCGGATCCTTGCGAGTCGCGATCAGACCCATCGTCAACGCGATGAGCGCGAAGAGCGCGGACGGCGACGACACGAACGGCGGCCCGTACGAACCGAGCAGACCGGTAGCGATGGGCGGCATCACGACGCCGGACAAGTTGTCGAGCGACGATCCCGTACCGAGGATGACGCCTCGTTGGTTCTCGGGCGTCCGATTGGCGATGAGCGAGCTCAAACAAGGACGCGTCAGCGCCATGCCCGCGGAGAAGGGCACCATCATCAGCATCGCGGTCCATATCGAATGGACCAGCGGCACCGCGCAAAAACCGAGGATCGTAATGGCGATGCCGAGGTTGGAGCAGCGCCGGTCGCCGAGCGCTTCACTGACAGGCCCGACGACAAAGGCCTGCATGATGACGTTCGACACCGAGAAGCCGGCGAAGAAATAGTAAAGCGAGGTCGGATCGAAACCGAGCACGGCCTGGAGGAACAGCGCGAACACGCCGAACATCGCGTAGATCGACAGCGAATACATCCACTGCTGCCACAACAGCGGAGCGATTTCGCCGTGTCCGAGCGACTGGAGTATGTCGCCAAGCGTCGCGACCTTTGTCCCCTCGGAACGCGACTCGGGCAACATGAAGATAGTGAGTATCAGCGTGACCAACTGGAGCGCGGCCG
This region includes:
- a CDS encoding MFS transporter, producing MNLVLRLLPILGITFIDIFGFSILIPIVPIFGKHFGATDLQAGLLFSAYSAFQFLGGFVWGRISDLIGRKAVLMVSQVGATIGWVMMALAQSLPMVFVARIVEGASGGNISVTQAYVADKVEPALRSRAFGLVWAAFGMGMIFGPLIGAPLYARYGFPAPFLFAAALQLVTLILTIFMLPESRSEGTKVATLGDILQSLGHGEIAPLLWQQWMYSLSIYAMFGVFALFLQAVLGFDPTSLYYFFAGFSVSNVIMQAFVVGPVSEALGDRRCSNLGIAITILGFCAVPLVHSIWTAMLMMVPFSAGMALTRPCLSSLIANRTPENQRGVILGTGSSLDNLSGVVMPPIATGLLGSYGPPFVSSPSALFALIALTMGLIATRKDPAVVPATVLESPAAAD
- a CDS encoding M48 family metalloprotease: MRRCISAVLIICLLSASLPAPASAMSTQAEIQWGKQLNDQVDSQSVLVTDPFLTSWVNSIGTKLAAHRARTEINYHFEIIDSNEINSFALPGGFIHVDMGLLNFASSDDQVAGVMGHEMGHVERGHVTSLQNKGNLLSILIGVLSILSPIGYLLGGTAGNLAYLKFSRLDELQADQYGLLLMSEAGYDPRSDVDTFVQLAKVEGDTGDTDKYFIDHPAPQDRVAHLLGYPELSQATASTITAAAIHDTAEGRYTYAAARFDEAISKDPNDTLARSEQSSLRVATSELPPNDGGAPRGMSAAAFETDASAPASAASQLVAADNVAKDDLSAAEASAKSGGQKVETFVNQLEQLSNAAPNLGEPKKKGNNLSIAVDGLNKLTRDINGTIDLTSDVMGTGPGLIDDVRGSMKAMMDPFRDGPLTPKYQALLPWYPSMTNGLRQSADDIVDSINRAEAAIPGVEDLDAQGVSHPIAVASDFFAALNRLDTTGGDISAKDMPAVQLAMNAALAEWDHRAVLAAQASNEMYAAQSRSLSTQVTLNDLESSPDRYAAYQRALSFRFPGVQIPDYQAALASGVTPGELGAAAWYAFETKRPVSKILAVERNTGETVVDMARHDGLFAESLEVAEGLLLEDYIEKPSDLKSS